From the genome of Podospora pseudoanserina strain CBS 124.78 chromosome 7 map unlocalized CBS124.78p_7.2, whole genome shotgun sequence, one region includes:
- the RPS3 gene encoding 40S ribosomal protein S3 (EggNog:ENOG503NU07; BUSCO:EOG092647L7; COG:J), whose amino-acid sequence MAVPGTQISKRRKFVADGVFYAELNEFFQRELAEEGYSGVEVRVTPTVTDIIIRATHTQEVLGEQGRRIRELTSLIQKRFKFPENSVSLYAAKVQNRGLSAVAQCESLRYKLLNGLAVRRACYGVLRFIMESGAKGCEVVVSGKLRAARAKSMKFTDGFMIHSGQPAKDFIDSATRHVLLRQGVLGIKVKIMRGSDPEGKAGPQKSLPDAVTIIDPKEETPVVQPMSQDYGAKAAAAQAAAEAARQEEQAGAEEEAAPAAEQ is encoded by the exons ATGGCTGTTCCCGGCACTCAGAT CTCCAAGCGGAGAAAGTTCGTCGCTGACGGTGTCTTCTACGCCGAGTTGAACGAGTTCTTCCAGCGCGAGTTGGCCGAGGAGGGCTACTCCGGCGTCGAGGTCCGCGTCACTCCCACCGTTaccgacatcatcatccgcgCCACCCACACCCAGGAGGTTCTCGGTGAGCAGGGTCGCCGCATCCGCGAgctcacctccctcatccagAAGCGCTTCAAGTTCCCCGAAAACTCGGTCTCCCTCTACGCCGCCAAGGTCCAGAACCGTGGTCTCTCCGCCGTCGCTCAGTGCGAGTCCCTTCGCTACAAGCTCCTCAACGGTCTTGCCGTTCGCCGTGCTTGCTATGGTGTCCTCCGCTTCATCATGGAGTCCGGCGCCAAGGGCTGCGAGGTCGTCGTTTCCGGCAAGCTCCGCGCTGCTCGCGCCAAGTCCATGAAGTTCACGGACGGCTTCATGATCCACTCCGGTCAGCCCGCTAAGGACTTCATCGACAGCGCCACCCGCCACGTTCTCCTCCGCCAGGGTGTCCTTGGTATCAAGGTCAAGATCATGCGCGGCTCTGACCCCGAGGGCAAGGCCGGCCCCCAGAAGTCTCTCCCCGACgccgtcaccatcatcgaccCCAAGGAGGAGACCCCCGTCGTTCAGCCTATGAGCCAGGACTACGGTGCTaaggccgccgctgcccaggctgctgctgaggctgcccgccaggaggagcaggctggtgctgaggaggaggctgcccCTGCCGCTGAGCAATAG
- a CDS encoding uncharacterized protein (COG:U; EggNog:ENOG503NU9Q) codes for MMLEEKYIGLALAMSSSLAIGISFVITKKGLMQAEERHGFEGDGFVYLKNPMWWAGIVCLVLGEIFNFAAYAFAPAILVTPLGALSVLVGAVVGSYVLNEELGTLGKLGSALCLIGAVIIVLHASPDEDIQTIDQILEYAIQPGFLFYSLFVCIFATIMIYKVGPIHGKKNPLVYLSICSTVGSISVMAVKAFGIALKLTFAGHNQFSHPSTYVFMIITVVCILTQMNYFNKALSQFPTNIVNPLYYVTFTTATLIASFILFQGFNTTDTVNTLSLLCGFLVTFTGVYLLNLSRTDPSGTKTLARRSGGDSTGTDMISSIQTRMSMEARRSQSHRMSVGSRTGGDRDGLIRAYDEEAGLGLHDLADDTDDDVDPRSPMISSFSQQQTNGRPNGGSGGHGTHLTAGNAYNESIELQSRKSGIDDDDGGWRGAYLLFLWDVFLLHGLLLLLSHSCLLWHSLDL; via the exons atgatgttggaggagaa ATATATTGGCCTGGCCTTGGCCATGAGCTCGAGTTTAGCAATAG GTATCAGCttcgtcatcaccaaaaag GGATTGATGCAAGCAGAAGAAAGGCATGGGTTTGAAGGGGATGGGTTCGTTTACTTGAAGAACCCAATGTGGTGGGCAGGCATTGTTTGCT TGGTTTTGGGCGAAATCTTCAACTTTGCAGCTTACGCTTTTGCGCCggccatcctcgtcacccCTCTTGGAGCGCTGTCGGTGTTAGTGGGAGCTGTGGTGGGGTCATACGTGCTCAATGAGGAGTTGGGGACGTTGGGCAAGCTGGGGAGCGCCCTCTGTCTGATCGGAGCTGTCATTATTGTGCTGCATGCGTCCCCTGACGAGGATATTCAGACTATTGACCAGATTCTCGAATATGCGATTCAGCCAG GCTTCTTGTTCTACTCGCTGTTCGTCTGCATTTTCGCGACGATTATGATCTACAAGGTTGGGCCGATCCACGGCAAGAAGAATCCTCTTGTCTACCTGAGCATTTGTTCGACTGTTGGATCCATCTCGGTCATGGCCGTCAAGGCGTTTGGCATTGCCCTCAAGTTGACCTTTGCGGGGCACAACCAGTTCAGCCACCCGTCGACTTATGTCTTTATGATCATTACTGTGGTTTGTATCCTTACCCAGATGAACTACTTTAACAAGGCTCTGAGCCAGTTCCCTACCAACAT CGTTAACCCCCTCTACTATGTCACTTTCACGACGGCAACTCTTATTGcctccttcatcctcttTCAAGGTTTCAACACAACCGACAcagtcaacaccctctccctcctctgcgGCTTCCTCGTCACATTCACGGGCGtctacctcctcaacctcagccGAACCGACCCCTCAGGCACCAAGACGTTGGCCCGCAGAAGCGGCGGCGACTCGACGGGAACCGACATGATTTCTAGCATCCAGACAAGAATGAGCATGGAAGCCCGCCGCTCCCAATCCCACCGGATGAGCGTCGGCAGCCGCACGGGCGGTGATCGTGACGGTCTCATCCGGGCCTACGACGAAGAGGCCGGGCTTGGTCTTCACGACTTGGCAGACGACACAGACGACGACGTGGACCCGCGCTCTCCCATGATTTCGAGTTTTTCCCAACAGCAAACGAATGGGAGACCAAACGGCGGGAGTGGGGGTCACGGGACGCATTTGACGGCGGGGAATGCGTATAACGAGTCAATAGAGCTGCAGAGTAGGAAGTCGGGGatagatgatgatgatgggggttggaggggggcatatttgctttttctttgggATGTATTTTTACTACATGGTTTGCTGCTACTATTATCACACAGTTGTCTCTTGTGGCATTCATTGGATCTTTGA
- a CDS encoding uncharacterized protein (EggNog:ENOG503P70M; COG:S) → MDQVELAVDPGPLGQLDQEAVPDFDADGFDFQLDGVYDQADENQQDAPAVITKNVVDQVDEIGYEDDEEEAHSEHAATNSAEDEGPPNEVAGDEIAATGLEYQEEIGYEEDYSLTTEAVKADENAQDLAVADAEQPEYQAEDELDPLHEDQPEYEAENQAEPQLGDEPEFEAEDQSEPQHEDEPEYEAEDQIEPQHEDQPEYEADEQPSPQHDNSIGQPQIHAQEDQAVLLNNIESEKPMVEEDLDDQLDHDDDDNDDDDDEKEKVPELGSHSNMDYEAGSNHADGNEDYLMDDDEEPRGGLSEVDKAIEDLASSLHGVPDIEVFYNDVNYSLFGTANDDPDAFFLSDVKKMDEPLAQFLSSLRQVIANEIAPTDTLLVSFDSLDLEFGERSSERFLNRTLRELLDCHAALAAKDTAIASVPVLQLIVQHDCEERFLQLLDEAKYGGESPCRSGSVLSEHEHSEHTESNHQKRWVNEELLVDEDDDTAHDSYENETPVNGIASNHDQSHNPSVSPAVENDATTQNEDAAISSTHSQSPELAAEGQPDHDDQVVYQTTLETVHAEDSNTSDFPQEQVSYESVDVDVDEQEMKDADEAFDVITELETTEEAQLTSNGVFELTTGSNDNDLLLTFDQDGGLSTIDEQEGDGGQGGEILNGVPEVTNTAADNNEDALETDWQAEISQVSRGMSPTVSKDPQQGPSASATGDTASDHTSTTMNGDEIDYDENDGADDSFTPDNSAPHSVAAPVEDGDEIDWGNDGDEYEEVHDEAEGDITFEPQPDLDLAPSSPTGKRYRTDDAESLAEESDHKRRRT, encoded by the exons ATGGACCAGGTTGAGCTGGCCGTGGACCCTGGCCCCTTGGGCCAGTTAGATCAGGAGGCTGTCCCGGATTTTGATGCCGATGGATTTGATTTCCAGCTGGATGGCGTTTATGATCAGGCAGATGAGAACCAACAAGACGCCCCTGCAGTAATCACCAAGAATGTAGTCGATCAAGTTGACGAGATTGGCTatgaagacgacgaagaagaagctcactcGGAGCATGCCGCGACCAATTCAGCTGAAGATGAAGGCCCCCCGAACGAAGTAGCGGGTGATGAGATCGCGGCGACAGGCCTGGAGTATCAAGAAGAGATCGGCTACGAAGAGGACTACAGCTTGACCACGGAGGCCGTCAAGGCTGACGAGAATGCCCAAGATCTGGCCGTCGCAGATGCTGAGCAGCCGGAATATCAAGCGGAAGACGAGTTGGACCCTCTGCATGAGGACCAACCGGAGTATGAAGCTGAAAACCAGGCCGAGCCTCAGCTTGGAGACGAGCCAGAGTTTGAGGCTGAAGACCAGTCTGAGCCTCAGCATGAGGACGAGCCAGAGTATGAAGCCGAGGACCAGATTGAGCCTCAACATGAGGACCAACCAGAGTATGAAGCAGATGAACAGCCCAGCCCTCAGCATGATAATTCCATCGGCCAACCCCAGATCCATGCACAGGAAGACCAGGCGGTTTTACTGAACAACATTGAATCAGAGAAACCTATGGTCGAAGAAGATCTTGACGACCAGCttgatcatgatgatgatgataatgatgatgatgacgacgagaaggagaaggttCCTGAACTGGGCAGCCACAGCAATATGGACTATGAGGCCGGCTCAAATCATGCTGATGGCAACGAGGATTACCTcatggatgatgacgaggaaccCAGAGGCGGCCTTAGTGAAGTTGACAAGGCGATCGAAGATCTTGCGAGTTCTCTTCATGGTGTTCCCGACATTGAGGTCTTTTACAATGACGTCAACTACTCGCTGTTTGGGACTGCAAATGACGACCCAGACGCTTTCTTTCTGTCGGACGTCAAGAAGATGGATGAGCCCCTTGCACagtttctctcttctcttcgcCAAGTCATTGCGAACGAAATTGCCCCTACCGATACCCTCTTGGTCAGTTTTGACTCTCTGGACCTCGAGTTTGGCGAAAGGTCTAGTGAAAGGTTTCTCAACCGGACACTCCGTGAACTACTGGATTGCCACGCTGCATTGGCGGCAAAAGACACCGCCATCGCCTCAGTTCCTGTTTTGCAGTTGATTGTCCAGCACGATTGCGAAGAGCGCTTCCTACAACTTCTTGATGAGGCCAAGTATGGCGGCGAATCGCCATGCCGCTCTGGAAGCGTGCTCTCTGAACATGAGCATTCTGAGCATACCGAATCTAACCATCAGAAAAGATGGGTCAACGAAGAACTCCttgttgacgaggatgatgacacGGCCCATGATAGCTATGAAAACGAGACCCCAGTCAATGGCATCGCTTCTAACCATGATCAAAGCCACAATCCTAGCGTATCGCCTGCTGTTGAGAACGACGCTACCACTCAAAACGAAGATGCTGCCATCTCCAGCACACACTCCCAATCGCCAGAGCTAGCAGCTGAAGGGCAGCCAGACCATGATGATCAGGTTGTATATCAAACAACCCTCGAGACTGTGCACGCTGAGGATTCCAATACCTCGGACTTTCCTCAAGAACAGGTTTCCTACGAGTCTGTCGATGTCGATGTGGATGAGCAGGAGATGAAGGACGCCGATGAGGCCTTCGATGTCATCACAGAGCTGGAAACAACTGAGGAGGCTCAACTCACCAGCAATGGTGTGTTTGAACTGACAACAGGTTCAAATG ATAACGATCTTCTCCTCACTTTTGACCAGGACGGCGGCCTCTCAACAATCGACGAGCAAGAAGGCGACGGCGGTCAAGGCGGAGAAATATTGAACGGCGTGCCCGAGGTTACCAACACCGCAGCCGATAACAATGAAGACGCTCTGGAAACGGACTGGCAGGCTGAGATTTCACAAGTCTCTCGGGGCATGTCCCCCACTGTGAGTAAAGATCCGCAACAGGGGCCGTCTGCATCAGCAACAGGAGACACAGCGTCCGATCATACGAGCACGACCATGAACGGCGACGAAATTGACTACGACGAGAACGATGGGGCAGATGATTCTTTCACGCCAGATAACAGCGCGCCGCACTCCGTAGCGGCTCCAgtggaagatggtgatgaaatTGACTGGGGcaatgatggggatgagtaCGAAGAGGTGCATGACGAGGCGGAAGGAGACATCACATTTGAACCGCAGcctgaccttgaccttgctcCGTCGAGCCCCACTGGAAAACGATACAGAACTGACGATGCAGAGAGCCTCGCTGAGGAATCCG ATCACAAGCGTCGTCGGACATAA